The Euphorbia lathyris chromosome 3, ddEupLath1.1, whole genome shotgun sequence genome contains a region encoding:
- the LOC136221828 gene encoding uncharacterized protein codes for MAMSNLIPGMLVKLLQNMNRDDASTEYTVLQVLSIAGMLAEGEPFAKPGIYLEVSDSIHSTCVYFPNGHTDMILHDELHCYQLIGVKRLESASPSASPYPTLRGVRLLPGTHQACVGSPENIDAVNCKDLGSDKKKDPSLNKTKSLLSKTTLKVIKNIVHGIELVAKVSRKKRWEGKNKENSVSRATKSKSDHHPTISILDDLGTFVGKKATEDASNNSFPAKVPINGQKLTEGSVSLSSLPKLGKKFSTRIWEK; via the exons ATGGCAATGTCAAATCTCATTCCTGGAATGCTTGTCAAGCTACTACAAAACATGAACAGGGATGATGCTTCTACTGAATATACTGTTTTGCAGGTTTTGAGTATTGCTGGAATGTTAGCTGAAGGTGAGCCTTTCGCCAAACCAGGGATTTATCTCGAGGTATCGGATTCAATTCATTCCACTTGTGTATATTTTCCCAATGGACATACAGATATGATTCTTCATGATGAACTCCATTGTTATCAATTGATTGGTGTTAAAAGGCTTGAATCAGCCTCACCCTCAGCCTCACCCTACCCTACTCTTAGAGGTGTTAGGTTACTTCCAGGGACACATCAAGCTTGTGTAGGGAGCCCTGAAAATATTGATGCTGTCAATTGTAAAGATTTGGGGTCAGATAAGAAAAAGGATCCTTCCTTGAATAAGACAAAGTCTCTGTTGTCCAAAACTACTTTAAAGGTCATCAAGAATATAGTTCATGGAATTGAGCTTGTGGCCAAAGTTTCAAGGAAGAAGAGATGGGAAGGGAAGAACAAGGAGAATTCAGTATCCAGGGCTACTAAATCTAAATCTGATCATCATCCAACTATTTCT ATTTTGGATGACCTAGGAACATTTGTTGGAAAGAAAGCAACAGAAGATGCTTCCAATAATAGTTTTCCTGCCAAGGTTCCCATAAATGGTCAGAAACTAACAGAGGGAAGTGTTTCATTGAGTTCGCTGCCCAAGCTTGGAAAG AAATTTTCTACTAGAATCTGGGAAAAGTAA